Part of the Coregonus clupeaformis isolate EN_2021a chromosome 8, ASM2061545v1, whole genome shotgun sequence genome, gCCAGAAAAGGACTGCTTCTGCCTCTGTCATGGTGCCAGCCATGATGCCAAGCTTCGCAGACACAAGAGGAAAGGATGCTCTCGCTGCCACGGCAACAAGGTAGCCTCATAGTCTAGTGTTTTGTTGTTCTAAACTGTCTGTGAATAAAATGAGTGAGAGTTATGGAGATGACAGAAGATGTGACATGCGGTCTTCTCTCAGgcctctgatggcgtctccagggCAATGAAGAGCCTTGACCCCTTGTACCCCACGGCAACCAGCCCCACTGCTGACCTCCAcactgagacaggcagggaggagagggaggaagagagggaagacgagaaagaggaggagagggaggaagataaaGAGGAGGAGCAAGAGGTGGACGCTGAAGTAAAAGATGAAGTCGACAGTGGGGCCAACAGTCCACATTCTGGTAAGAATTGCACTTCCTTTGCTGTGTGAATTAATGTTGTCATTATTTGGTTAAAAGCAACTAAAGTAAAACCGATCTACATAAGTAACGGCTGAAAAACATTGTATGTTACCTATAGAATGCAAAactttaaagagcgactgcccctaaaaagcaaCTTCGTGGgcctccgagtggcgcagtggttctaaggcactgtatcgcagtactagaggcgtcactacagacctgggttcgatcccgggctgtatcacaacctgcCGTGATCGGGAGTaccattgggcggcgcacaattggcccagcgtcgtccgggttaggggagggtttggccaggggggctttacttggctcatcgcgccctTGTagtgggccgggtgcctgcaggctgacctcggtcatcagttgaatggtgtttcctctgacacattggtgcggctggcttccgggttaagcgggcgggtgatgtttcgaccttcgcctcccgagcccgttggggagttgcagcgatgagacaagatcgaaattggggagaagtTTTtttatgtggcatcgatatgagtcataaagtcagtcttgtccaaaactgaGATTTGCTAGATGATAGGAACAAATTGTATGTCACAGAATGAAGGGTACTGTTTTCCTTGGTTTGGGTTTATTTCAATCCTGCCGACAGCTGGTagcacccaagtaatcatcaattcggagCAGCTGCAGGCGACCTGATTGTAATGCCTatggtcaatttggtttgacattcaATATCACTATGGGGCTAGTTGGGGACCATGAGTAAATGTCACATTGTACACGGGACAACATTTTTACATGTCAATGGTGCCATATTTCTATGACttaacctcaaaccaactatacaTTTTAGAATTGGGTATACAAATATTGGaagcatttaatgagacaacTAAAAGATGTACAACGttaaaatattgtcccatttcCATTGTGTAATTCATTGACTGTCCCTGACTAGCCCCAGAGAGGCTATTCAAtgtcaaaccaactttgccacaGTCGCACACCATGCCGGCGAAGTTAAATAGTGAAATAAGTTTGCTAGCACTAGCTAGCCTAGACGACTTCAAGACACAAGACCTGGTCAagttatctatactgaacaaaaatattaacgcaacatgcaacaatttcaaagattttactgagttacagttcatataaggattgaaataaattcattaggccctaatctatggatttcacatgactgggaatacagatatgcatctgttggtcacagatacctattTTTTAAAAGTTAGGGGCTTGgaacagaaaaccagtcagtatctggtgtgaccaccatttgcttcatgcagcgccacacatctccttcgcatagagttgattaggctgttggttgtggcctgtggaatgttgtcccactcctcttcaatggctgtgtgaaatggctggatattggcgggagctggaacacgctgttgtacacgtcgattcagagcatcccaaacatgctcagtgggtgacatgtctggtgagtatgcaggccattgaagaaatgggacattttcagctgccaggaattgtgtacagatccttgcaacatggggccgtgcattatcatgctgaaacatgaggtgatggcgtcggatgaatggcacgacaatgggcctcaggatctcgtcacagtatctctgtgcattcaaattgccataaccccactgccaccatagggcactctgttcacaattttgacatcagcaaaccgcttgcccacacaacgcaATACACGTTGGTGGTGATggccgattggacgtactgccaaattctcaaaaacagGCAGAGTGAAGCTGAAAAACTAGGGCCAAATCAGGAATTCAGCCCCCCTTTTAAACTTTTTCACACGTTGCAGATAAACAACCATTATGCTTTTCAGAAGAGCAAGGAGCCCCTTCATGGGAGGGTCCTGGGAAGGCTCACTCCCCCTCcctgaggagaggaagaggaagaggaagatgacgaaattgaggaggatgaggaagaatGGAAGCGATGGGGAGAGAGAACACAGCCCCTCGCCAAAGAAGAGTAAGGGGGATGGAGAAGGCTCGGGGGTGTCTAAATGGCCCCCCAACACCCCTTAGCGGGGAGATGGAGAACCCCCTGACCCCCCTGCAGCCTTGTCCCAGCCCCCCTTCCGATCCCCCTGTGTGTGCTAAAAACATCTCCCTCACTGCCAGTGGGGAGAAAGGTCATACTCTGGACAAGGTGAGAGAGACAAGCCTGAAAATGTTTGGTCTTTGTTTAATGTTTTTAAAAGGTTTTTGTTAAAGAGTGATAATCCTCTTTGGGTTACAGGGAGGCTGACCGTGTCATTCTAACCACCTGTCAGCAGCAAGGTGCCAATCGGAGTACTTTCCAGGCAATTTCCACCCAACTTGGCAATAAGACACCCAATGAGGTGAAGATTGTTTTTTGTAACAAACTATAAAAGATCCAACAGTAATGCACTTGTTAAATTATTGGCTTGTGAAATGAACCCTAGTCCACAGACTCCTTTACCTCTCTCTTGTCCAGGTGTCTCAGCGGTTTCGGGACCTGATGTGCCTGTTCCACACCGCTGCCCGCCAGGTCAACTTAGAGGACGAAGCTGTGGCCACTGAACAGCAGATAGTCACAGACGAGGAGCAGGACTGAACTGGACAGAACTAACCCAAAAAGGGCAGAACCAAGTTCAGACACTTCTACACATGACTGCAGTATATTCATACCACATAAAAACTATTCCACAAACCAGTTCAAGGCTGGGGAAATCTGGAAGCAACATTGAGGGGATATAAACGCTGTTAATAAACTCATATCAGAATCACCTGAGCCTTCACTGAGCTGAAGCAACAGTGGCCACTGTGAAACTGTACATTACTAATTCATTGAAAGAAATACAACCTTTGTCTAAAAGTTATCACTCAAATGCACTACTGAGGGACAAGGGAACATAGTCTCTTAGTGTAGCAAAAGTTTATAAATACACAATTCGGCATGTCCAAGAATGTACatgttttgtatactttttttcaATTCCCTGATTTGTGCATGTATGGCACAATATGGGAAATATGCACGGTAATAATACCTGTATAAGAGTTTTATATTTGATACAAAATAAACGTAATTTATCCGTTTGCTTTTTTGATTAATTATTTACGTTATGACTGAGATGGTGTGCAATCTCCAAGGCGCACAACTAGACGTCTACTAGACCCACACAAGTTATTGGTCATGTCACTCCCACCCCGCAGTGAACTTCTCATTGAATGCAGAGCAGTGAGAGGTAGTGAAAAGCAGAGTATTTCAGCTACAGTATATCGCTATTGGGAGCAATTAATTCAGCTGAGATGGGTACCTTGGGTTCATTTAATATTTTCTTGCTTTTTGCGTTCGCTCAGCAGAACGTCTTTGTAGCCGCCAGCGATGTGCTCGAGCTCGGGGATTCTGATTTCGATTCACGGTAGCAGAGTACGAGACTGTGCTGGTGGAGTTCTTCGCCCCTTGGTAAGCAATGTTATAGCTAGCTTTGTAGCTAATTCATTAGCATGCACGAACGACAGCCATCTAAAGATGTATAGTAAATACAAAGTCATTCCTGATTTTAGTATCGATTAACCGCACACTGTTGTAGATTTAACTATTTGCATTTAGAACTGTGAAGCTTTTTGTTAGTTATATCGGCTAACGTTAGCGGTCTTCCACTCTAGCTCGCTATCTTGACCCAATGTGTCTGCTCAATTCAAACTATAACAGTGTTACATTATTATTTTCGTCATAAGCAGTGCATACTAATTCTAGATGGATTAATCGTGTTAGCTATTAAACTACCAGTTCACTTCTGAGAGTGATCCGACACTGAAATCATGTTAGCTATAATTGGAGTCGTGACTTGAGTCGGTTCATTCTGGTCTGACATATTTGAGTACTGGATTATGGCTAGGCTAGGTCTCTTTAACACTGTTCTGAGTCACCAGATATCTCAGCTGTCACACTATTGCCTCTCTTTAGCATTTTTCCATGATTTATATCTTCCTTTTCTTTGTATGGctcctcccttccatctcatctCTTTCAGGTGTGGTCACTGCCAGCAACTAGCCCCAGAATATGAAACTGCAGCAACAAAACTAAAAGGGAAAGTGTCTTTAGCTAAAGTGAGTATACTAGTTTGTGCACACACGATACCCAGAGGATGCATTGTATTTTCTTGCATCCAGATTAGTTACAATCCATTTGTTCAAAATGTGTACCTTTACCCTTTATTTTTTCGCCAGTTTTTGTTCCACAGGATGGGTATTGCTTTAAAATGTTGGGGGTCAACTGTCCATGATAGCTGTGTCGCTTCCATTTTATATGTGTTTGTGAAATGAGATCAGTTCACACAGTAGCTTTAACATAAGGACTGCTTCTGCATGCTGCCTCTGCATACCGCCACTCTGTGAATGCACTGCTATTAAACAGTATTTTGCTAAATTGATCAATGGTTTCTGTCATTTTCCCAGGTAGACTGCACGGTGAACTCTGAGACGTGCGGACGTTTTGGGGTCAATGGGTACCCCACGCTCAAAATCTTCCGCAATGGAGAGGACTCTGCTGCTTATGATGGAACCAGGAGTGCAGGTGGCAAAATAATTGCTGTTATGGTTTGTGTCTCTTATGTGTTTTAGTGTATGTATGACTCATTTAATGTTGTCCCATGTTCCCATAGATGGCATTGTGAGCTACATGACGAAACAGGCAGGTCCCAGTTCCGTTCCTCTGCACAATGAGGGAGACCTGGATGCATTCATCAACAATTTTGAAGCCAGTGTGGTTGGTGAGTTCACTTCATTAATCACAGCAAAGTAGAGATCCTTTAGTGTATTGAAATAAAACAATTGCATGATTATTTGTATTTTATGTATATTTTTGTGAACTATTTGAGTGACTTATTCTCCCGCCCTGCTGTCAGGTTTTTTCTCAGGTGCTGACAGCTCTCAGCTGGCTGAGTTTCTGAAGGCGTCTAGTGCCATGAGAGACAGCCACCGCTTTGCCCATACTGCAGACCTGAGCCTGGGCCGCAAACATGGCGTGGAATCAGAGTATGTGCTGTAGCTCCCCTTACATATAATCCCACCTGGGTTCTGAACCTTCAGCCCTCTGGTCACTAGACTATGAGGGCACATTAGTTGGATATGACATCATAGACATTGCCAAGTAGTGGTACCTTATAATGATGTTCACTCTCCTCTTGTGTGTCTCTTAACCAGCACGGTGGTGCTCTTCCGGCCCCCACGACTCAACAGCAAGTTTGAGGACAGCGTGGTGAAGTCTGATGAGGCTGTATCGACCGCCTCTCTCCGTCAATTCATCAGAGGTAATGTGTTTGGGCTGTGCCCCCATCTGACTGCtgagaacagagacaacatgaggggACGTGACTTGCTGGTGGCCTACTACGACGTGGATTACCTCCGCAACATCAAGGGCACCAACTACTGGAGGAACAGGTGAGAGCTGCTCTCCTCTCAGAAtaagaatcacctttattcgacAATTACATTTACACATACCTGGAATTTGACTCAGTGAAATGGTGCTGCCATCTATAGACATGTACAGATATACAGACAGAGGAATTTGCACAAAGTCTACATACAATATAAATACAGTAAGCATAGAACTCTACAGTATAAGATGATTTACAGTGAGGATATACAATTTACAGTAGGAATTTATCAATATATGCACAGGGAGGGATGGTACCGtgatgtacgtgtgtgtgtgtgtgtgtgtgtgtgtgtgtgtgtgtgtgtgtatgtgtgtgtgtatatatatatatatatatatatatatatacagtggggcaaaaaagtatttagtcagccaccaattgtgcaagttctcccacttaaaaagatgagagaggcctgtaattttcatcataggtacacgtcaactatgacagacaaattgaggaaaaaaatccagaaaatcccattgtaggatttttaatgaatttatttgcaaattatggtggaaaataagtatttggtcacctacaaacaagcaagatttctggctctcacagacctgtaacttcttctttcagaggctcctctgtcctccactcgttacctgtattaatggcacctgtttgaacttgttatcagtataaaatacacctgtccacaacctcaaacagtcacactccaaacttcacaatggccaagaccaaagagctgtcaaaggacaccaaaaacaaaattgtagacctgcaccaggctgggaagactgaatctgcaataggtaagcagcttggtttgaagaaatcaactgtgggagcaattattaggaaatggaagacatacaagaccactgataatctccctcgatctggggctccacgcaagatctcaccccgtggggtcaaaatgatcacaagaacggtgagcaaaaatcccagaaccacacgggggggacctagtgaatgacctgcagagagctgggaccaaagtaacaaagccaaccatcagtaacacactacgccgccagggactcaaatcctgcagtgcgagacgtgtccccctgcttaagccagtacatgtccaggcccgtctgaagtgcatttggatgatccagaagaggattgggagaatgtcatatggtcagatgaaaccaaaatataactttttggtaaaaactcaactcgtcatgtttggaggacaaagaatgctgagttgcatccaaagaacaccatacctactgtgaagcatggggttggaaacatcatgctttggggctgttttttctgcaaagggaccaggacgactgatccgtgtaaaggaaagaatgaatggggccatgtatcgtgagattttgagtgaaaccctccttccatcagcaagggcattgaagatgaaacgtggctgggtctttcagcatgacaatgatcccaaacacaccgcccgggcaacgaaggagtggcttcgtaagaagcatttcaaggtcctggagtggcctagccagtctccagatctcaaccccatagaaaatctttggaggggagttgaa contains:
- the LOC121572418 gene encoding LOW QUALITY PROTEIN: protein disulfide-isomerase A3 (The sequence of the model RefSeq protein was modified relative to this genomic sequence to represent the inferred CDS: inserted 1 base in 1 codon), which encodes MGTLGSFNIFLLFAFAQQNVFVAASDVLELGDSDFDSRXAEYETVLVEFFAPWCGHCQQLAPEYETAATKLKGKVSLAKVDCTVNSETCGRFGVNGYPTLKIFRNGEDSAAYDGTRSADGIVSYMTKQAGPSSVPLHNEGDLDAFINNFEASVVGFFSGADSSQLAEFLKASSAMRDSHRFAHTADLSLGRKHGVESDTVVLFRPPRLNSKFEDSVVKSDEAVSTASLRQFIRGNVFGLCPHLTAENRDNMRGRDLLVAYYDVDYLRNIKGTNYWRNRVMKVATQFQSQGLSYAVANRAEFQDELEEEFGLGPSDGGELPLITIRNRDGHKYSMQEEFTRDGKSLERFLEDYFAGKLKRQVKSEAAPENNDGPVKVVVADNFEEIVNNPSKDVLVEFYAPWCGHCKSLEPKYTELGEQLSTDNNIVIAKMDATANDVPPTYDVQGFPTIFFVPAGQKDQPRKYEGGREVNDFLNYLKEAATHPLVLGTAREDL